In a genomic window of Chryseobacterium sp. G0162:
- a CDS encoding AMP-dependent synthetase/ligase gives MNLAEAIILKNVEKHPIKGAIGFKKKEEAWKELSWKKFSEIIFKTANALKEAGVQEDDKVAIYSDNSSEWMIMDLAAMAIGAITVPIYSTNNAEQAEYIIKDSGAKVVLVGNQMQYDACLELLHKEDNHLETIIIAKKAVWIKKEFNSFYLEDFIAKSSSELEICKKEDEDTATLIYTSGTTGTPKGVMLTHGNFIKAFDSHFEFFKFKNFEEELSLAFLPLSHVFERSWSLLCLYGGARVYFLEDPKNVAKALEEVKPTAMCAVPRFFQKVYAGVLEKAEEGSSFKKKIFDWALKTGWETAELRRNEKPIPFGLKIKESIADMLVFSKIKNKMGGRLWFLPCGGASLSPEVTRFFESVGIHVTVGYGLTETTATLTLFPLTHFEHATSGKPLPGVEIRIGESDEIQARGNGIMKGYYNRSEETQKVFTEDGWFKTGDAGKIDDKGNLIITDRLKDLMKTSNGKYIAPQQIENLLTNNNFIQQIMLVAEGRQFVSALIVPNFEFLQDYIKKNNIPFTNWGDAVKNEKIISLYKEKIKELQHQLADYEKVKKFTLMPAEFDINTGEITPTLKVKRNVVLKKYADIIEKMY, from the coding sequence AGAGCTGAGCTGGAAGAAATTCAGTGAGATTATTTTTAAAACAGCCAATGCCTTAAAGGAAGCAGGAGTTCAGGAAGACGATAAAGTTGCTATTTATTCAGACAATTCATCTGAATGGATGATTATGGATCTGGCTGCAATGGCTATAGGAGCGATTACCGTTCCTATTTATTCTACGAATAATGCTGAGCAGGCAGAATATATCATAAAAGATTCCGGAGCTAAGGTAGTTTTGGTAGGAAATCAAATGCAGTATGATGCCTGTCTGGAACTTTTACACAAAGAGGATAACCATCTTGAAACCATTATTATTGCTAAAAAAGCAGTATGGATCAAGAAAGAATTCAATAGTTTTTATCTTGAAGACTTTATCGCAAAATCTTCTTCAGAACTGGAGATCTGTAAGAAAGAAGATGAAGATACAGCAACACTTATCTATACTTCCGGAACTACGGGAACACCCAAAGGTGTTATGCTTACCCATGGTAATTTCATCAAAGCATTTGATTCTCACTTTGAATTTTTTAAGTTTAAAAACTTTGAAGAAGAACTTTCATTGGCGTTTCTGCCTTTAAGTCACGTTTTTGAAAGAAGCTGGAGTCTATTATGTCTTTACGGAGGAGCAAGAGTGTACTTCCTTGAAGATCCGAAAAATGTAGCCAAAGCTTTGGAAGAAGTAAAGCCAACTGCGATGTGCGCAGTACCGAGGTTCTTCCAGAAAGTATATGCCGGAGTGTTAGAAAAGGCAGAAGAAGGATCATCTTTCAAGAAAAAGATTTTTGACTGGGCTTTGAAAACAGGGTGGGAAACTGCAGAATTAAGAAGAAATGAGAAACCGATTCCTTTTGGATTAAAAATAAAAGAATCCATTGCCGATATGCTGGTCTTCAGTAAGATCAAGAATAAAATGGGGGGAAGACTATGGTTTTTGCCTTGTGGAGGGGCTTCGTTATCACCTGAAGTAACCCGGTTCTTTGAGTCGGTGGGAATTCACGTTACTGTTGGATATGGATTAACAGAAACTACAGCTACTTTGACTCTTTTCCCTTTAACGCATTTTGAACATGCTACGAGCGGAAAACCATTACCGGGGGTAGAAATCCGTATCGGAGAAAGTGATGAGATCCAGGCCAGAGGAAATGGAATTATGAAAGGGTATTATAACAGATCTGAAGAAACTCAAAAAGTATTTACGGAAGACGGCTGGTTTAAAACCGGTGATGCAGGTAAAATTGATGATAAAGGTAACCTGATTATTACAGACCGACTTAAGGATCTGATGAAGACTTCTAACGGAAAATATATTGCTCCACAACAGATTGAAAACCTTCTGACCAATAATAATTTCATTCAGCAGATCATGCTGGTTGCAGAAGGAAGACAGTTTGTTTCTGCCTTAATCGTTCCGAATTTTGAATTCTTACAGGATTATATTAAAAAGAATAATATTCCTTTTACAAATTGGGGAGATGCGGTAAAAAATGAAAAAATAATCAGTCTTTATAAAGAAAAAATTAAGGAGCTGCAACATCAGCTTGCCGATTATGAGAAAGTGAAAAAATTCACCCTGATGCCGGCAGAATTTGACATTAATACTGGAGAAATCACACCCACATTGAAAGTGAAAAGAAATGTAGTTCTTAAAAAATATGCAGATATTATAGAGAAGATGTATTGA
- a CDS encoding diphosphomevalonate/mevalonate 3,5-bisphosphate decarboxylase family protein, translating to MTTSFIGKENFTIHTQTVSESCPSNIALIKYWGKYDNQIPANPSISYTLNHCKTNTTMEFSANEPFSVQTFLSGNEEVKFAEKIEKYFKNIEQYLPWILKGKYIIRTENTFPHSSGIASSASGFGAIAKCLMALDETFTGKASEEESLRKASFLARLGSGSACRSLYNGLIVWGETEEVQGSSDLFAVEYPETEIHEVFKNFNDWVLLIHEGQKSVSSTVGHGLMKTNPYAERRFQEARENFVPMKEILKSGDMERFIKLVEHEALTLHAMMMMSDPAFILMKTGTLEVINKIWDFRRDTGLPLFFTLDAGANVHLLFPGDDSEELIKAFIETELLQHTQKNGVVKDVMKF from the coding sequence ATGACAACATCATTTATAGGAAAAGAAAATTTCACCATTCATACACAAACGGTTTCAGAGAGCTGCCCTTCTAATATTGCTTTGATTAAATATTGGGGGAAATATGACAATCAGATTCCAGCCAATCCTAGTATCAGTTATACTTTAAATCATTGTAAAACCAATACTACGATGGAATTTTCGGCTAATGAGCCTTTTTCTGTACAAACCTTTTTATCAGGAAATGAAGAGGTGAAATTTGCTGAAAAGATTGAAAAATACTTCAAAAATATTGAGCAGTATCTTCCATGGATTTTAAAAGGAAAATACATCATCAGAACAGAGAATACATTCCCACACAGTTCCGGGATTGCAAGTTCTGCTTCGGGATTCGGAGCTATAGCTAAATGTCTGATGGCATTAGATGAAACATTTACTGGAAAAGCTTCTGAAGAAGAATCTCTGAGAAAAGCTTCATTTTTAGCCAGATTAGGAAGCGGAAGTGCATGCAGAAGTTTATACAACGGATTGATCGTCTGGGGAGAAACAGAAGAGGTTCAGGGAAGCTCTGATTTATTTGCTGTAGAATATCCTGAGACTGAAATTCATGAGGTATTCAAAAATTTCAATGATTGGGTGTTATTGATCCATGAAGGGCAGAAAAGCGTTTCTTCAACAGTAGGGCATGGTTTGATGAAGACCAATCCGTATGCAGAAAGAAGATTCCAGGAGGCAAGGGAAAACTTTGTTCCGATGAAGGAAATTCTGAAAAGCGGAGATATGGAACGTTTTATCAAATTGGTAGAACATGAAGCACTTACTCTTCATGCCATGATGATGATGAGCGATCCTGCTTTTATATTGATGAAAACAGGAACATTGGAGGTCATCAATAAAATATGGGATTTTAGAAGAGATACTGGTTTACCATTATTCTTTACCTTGGACGCAGGTGCGAACGTACACCTTTTATTCCCGGGGGATGATTCGGAAGAGCTGATCAAAGCATTTATAGAAACTGAATTACTACAACACACTCAAAAGAATGGGGTAGTGAAGGATGTAATGAAGTTTTAA
- a CDS encoding endonuclease/exonuclease/phosphatase family protein: MWIIYMILTILLLVFTILPKIQHSHWIFRVPEFAKIQVTYLIFFTFLLGFIIDSTEYLWYYQGFLFVLFVYHSQTLIKYTRFYPVKKHRHRYKSSEKLHFVSANVYQFNNEYERFSKLIEKYEPDFFMTMESNSDWEKAMRNLEKKYPYQHKVTLENTYGMHFYSRIEIKEARTHYFVADDIPSIEVHMETNDGFSFVFFGVHPPPPSPTEEETSKERDGDLLSTAKRVKDIKKPVIVVGDFNNVAWSRSSVLFRKISHLIDPRIGHSFVSTFHARYRLLRFPIDLMFHSEDIFIKQLKTLENFGSDHLPVYCEFFIDHHNDEQEELVETANSEEKAEAEKMIKEGKQEDGERDAVVTED; the protein is encoded by the coding sequence ATGTGGATTATTTATATGATTCTGACCATACTTTTATTGGTCTTCACTATACTACCAAAAATTCAGCATTCTCACTGGATATTCCGGGTTCCCGAATTTGCTAAAATACAGGTCACTTATCTTATATTTTTTACTTTTCTATTAGGGTTTATAATTGATTCTACAGAATATTTATGGTATTATCAGGGGTTTCTGTTTGTTTTATTTGTTTATCACAGTCAAACCCTCATTAAATATACTCGGTTCTATCCTGTAAAAAAACATAGACACCGTTACAAATCCTCGGAAAAACTCCATTTTGTTTCAGCCAATGTGTATCAGTTCAATAATGAATATGAAAGGTTTTCTAAACTTATTGAAAAATATGAGCCTGATTTTTTCATGACCATGGAAAGCAATAGCGATTGGGAAAAAGCAATGAGGAATCTGGAAAAGAAATATCCCTACCAGCACAAAGTAACTCTTGAAAACACTTATGGAATGCACTTCTATTCAAGAATTGAAATCAAGGAAGCCAGAACTCATTATTTTGTAGCAGATGATATTCCGAGCATCGAGGTACACATGGAAACAAATGATGGTTTTTCTTTTGTTTTCTTTGGAGTTCATCCACCACCACCAAGCCCTACAGAGGAGGAAACTTCCAAGGAAAGAGACGGCGATCTTCTAAGCACTGCCAAAAGGGTAAAAGATATCAAAAAACCGGTTATTGTTGTGGGAGATTTCAATAATGTTGCTTGGTCAAGGTCATCCGTGCTTTTCAGAAAAATAAGCCATCTGATTGATCCGAGAATCGGACATTCTTTCGTTTCTACGTTTCATGCCCGATACCGCCTTTTAAGATTTCCTATTGACCTCATGTTTCACAGTGAAGATATTTTCATCAAACAGTTGAAAACATTGGAAAATTTTGGATCAGATCACTTGCCGGTATACTGTGAGTTTTTCATAGACCATCACAATGATGAACAAGAGGAACTGGTAGAAACAGCCAACTCTGAAGAAAAAGCTGAAGCCGAAAAAATGATAAAGGAAGGAAAGCAGGAAGACGGCGAACGCGATGCTGTAGTCACTGAAGATTAA
- a CDS encoding nuclear transport factor 2 family protein: protein MNKIAAILFVFSSFCFGQQYQEIEKPIRSLFLGMKNADSELVKTAFADNAMMQTITKEGMVKSDSLQDFIASVSKFTQDDLDERITIEAVHTDGHLASVFTPYSFYLKGKLSHCGANSFQLVKQNGEWKIQYVIDTRRKDQCKEIK, encoded by the coding sequence ATGAATAAAATAGCAGCAATTCTTTTCGTATTCAGCAGCTTCTGTTTCGGACAACAGTATCAGGAAATTGAGAAACCTATCCGCAGTCTGTTTCTTGGCATGAAAAATGCTGATTCTGAGCTTGTAAAAACAGCCTTTGCTGACAATGCCATGATGCAGACCATTACAAAAGAGGGTATGGTGAAAAGTGATAGTCTACAGGACTTCATAGCAAGTGTTTCTAAGTTTACACAGGATGATCTGGATGAAAGAATTACGATAGAAGCTGTGCATACAGATGGGCATCTGGCAAGTGTATTTACGCCTTATAGCTTTTATCTGAAAGGGAAATTATCCCATTGTGGAGCCAATAGTTTTCAATTGGTGAAACAAAATGGTGAATGGAAAATTCAATATGTTATTGATACCAGAAGAAAGGATCAGTGTAAAGAAATAAAATAA
- a CDS encoding VOC family protein has translation MKIHHIAIIGSDYETSKQFYTEVLGLQVVREVYREERQSYKLDLAIGEHYVIELFSFPNPPARPSRPEACGLRHLAFSVENVTEKRNELIEKGLNCEEIRIDEFTGKEFFFTQDPDQLPLEFYEM, from the coding sequence ATGAAAATCCATCATATTGCCATTATTGGCTCAGACTACGAAACATCAAAGCAATTTTATACGGAGGTTTTAGGATTACAGGTTGTCCGTGAAGTCTATCGTGAAGAAAGACAATCTTATAAACTTGATTTGGCTATTGGAGAGCATTATGTCATTGAGCTGTTCTCTTTTCCGAATCCACCTGCACGTCCTTCACGTCCTGAAGCCTGTGGGTTGAGACATCTTGCTTTTTCTGTAGAAAATGTAACGGAAAAACGAAATGAATTGATAGAGAAAGGACTCAACTGTGAGGAGATCCGTATTGATGAGTTCACAGGAAAAGAATTTTTCTTTACCCAGGACCCGGACCAGCTGCCGTTGGAGTTTTATGAAATGTAA
- a CDS encoding DUF1634 domain-containing protein, whose product MKKNFTDVDLNRSVGNLLRLGVILSVATSLIGFIKLFTEGFEMPKKYTSLVVGTSSEKVWSHFWDSLCKGEGMAIIQLGILLLIVTPLMRIIFALIGYLKEKDYIYVFISSIVLAIMAVSFFAGYAH is encoded by the coding sequence ATGAAAAAGAATTTTACAGATGTCGATCTGAACCGCTCCGTAGGAAATCTCCTAAGACTGGGTGTCATTCTGTCTGTGGCTACCTCACTCATCGGTTTTATCAAACTTTTTACAGAAGGTTTTGAAATGCCTAAAAAATATACCAGCCTTGTAGTGGGAACTTCTTCTGAGAAGGTCTGGAGCCACTTTTGGGACTCTTTATGCAAAGGGGAAGGAATGGCTATTATTCAACTGGGAATTCTTTTATTGATCGTCACTCCGCTGATGAGAATTATCTTCGCTCTAATAGGCTATTTAAAGGAAAAAGATTACATATATGTATTCATTTCCTCCATTGTTTTAGCGATTATGGCGGTTAGTTTTTTTGCAGGTTACGCCCACTAA
- a CDS encoding sulfite exporter TauE/SafE family protein gives MSEIIILFFGAISAGLLGSLTGLGGGVIIIPLLTLGFGVPMHYAIGASLISVIGTSSGAAVAFVKEGFTNMRIGMFLEIATTAGAIVGALVSGMLNPNTIGIIFASILLLTVILNLKGKPDHQEPLIHGSLEEKLKLYGTFPDKGILKNYSARNTVPGFLMMMFAGAMSGLLGIGSGALKVLAMDNMMKLPFKVSTTTSNFMIGVTAVASALIYFQRGEIIPVIAAPVLIGVVIGSFIGSKTLMVSKTKKLKVFFAIVITILSVYMMYNGINKSFR, from the coding sequence ATGTCAGAAATCATCATACTCTTCTTTGGCGCCATTTCTGCGGGCCTATTAGGCTCACTTACAGGGCTTGGAGGAGGGGTTATCATTATTCCTTTATTAACGCTGGGATTCGGTGTTCCAATGCATTATGCTATCGGTGCATCACTCATTTCTGTGATCGGAACTTCTTCCGGTGCAGCAGTTGCTTTTGTAAAAGAAGGCTTTACGAATATGAGAATCGGTATGTTTCTCGAAATTGCCACTACGGCTGGAGCTATTGTAGGGGCTTTAGTTTCCGGGATGCTTAATCCGAATACCATTGGAATTATTTTCGCAAGTATTCTTCTTTTAACGGTTATTTTAAACCTTAAAGGAAAACCTGACCATCAGGAACCTTTGATCCATGGAAGTCTGGAAGAGAAACTAAAACTTTACGGAACTTTTCCGGATAAAGGGATATTAAAAAATTACTCTGCAAGAAATACAGTTCCTGGATTTCTAATGATGATGTTTGCCGGAGCAATGTCCGGGCTTTTAGGTATTGGGTCTGGTGCATTAAAGGTATTGGCTATGGACAATATGATGAAACTGCCATTCAAAGTTTCTACAACCACCAGTAATTTTATGATTGGGGTAACGGCTGTTGCCAGTGCACTGATTTATTTCCAGCGAGGTGAAATTATTCCTGTAATTGCAGCTCCTGTACTGATAGGAGTAGTGATTGGAAGTTTTATAGGATCTAAAACCTTGATGGTATCCAAAACTAAAAAACTAAAGGTATTCTTTGCCATTGTGATTACAATCCTTTCGGTCTATATGATGTATAACGGTATCAACAAAAGCTTCAGATAA
- a CDS encoding DUF1543 domain-containing protein has translation MKLFYVILGATPKGRNIEQHDVFFGIAESLKDLIPDMKAFWKEAEGKIHLDCYQEVRFADGYEVKIVEKGESSSEDQLFFLNLGGYKPGFFEEFHEQHLMVGQSMGEIVKRAKATEFYKTMGFEGAVSHIDDKHGVDIDDIFNVSDILPEAMKEKYSIVLTKSDAENQENSMGLGYLKIDKIQ, from the coding sequence ATGAAATTATTTTATGTGATCCTTGGGGCAACTCCCAAAGGAAGAAACATAGAGCAGCATGACGTGTTTTTTGGAATTGCTGAAAGTCTGAAGGACTTGATTCCAGATATGAAAGCCTTTTGGAAGGAGGCAGAAGGAAAGATTCACCTTGACTGTTATCAGGAAGTAAGATTTGCTGATGGTTATGAAGTGAAGATCGTTGAAAAAGGAGAATCTTCATCAGAAGACCAACTGTTCTTTCTTAATTTGGGAGGATATAAGCCCGGTTTTTTTGAAGAATTTCATGAACAACACCTGATGGTAGGACAATCGATGGGAGAGATCGTGAAAAGAGCAAAAGCAACGGAATTCTATAAGACTATGGGATTTGAAGGAGCAGTAAGCCATATTGATGATAAGCATGGGGTAGATATTGATGATATTTTTAATGTGAGTGATATTCTTCCGGAAGCTATGAAAGAAAAATATTCTATTGTTCTTACAAAATCGGATGCTGAAAATCAGGAGAACTCTATGGGACTGGGATATTTAAA